A region of Rhizorhabdus wittichii RW1 DNA encodes the following proteins:
- a CDS encoding acyl-CoA dehydrogenase domain protein (PFAM: acyl-CoA dehydrogenase domain protein; Acyl-CoA dehydrogenase, type 2, C-terminal domain) translates to MNFDEGEVIASLRETLERFVEKEMPRSAAQDWDARNHFPRDVHRKLADIGVLGLTIPEAYGGFGRDIVATMVVIEELSRRSLAVSVPYIMAACYAGMNIEECGTEAQKRELLPRIVAGDLLFAYGLTEPDAGADLASIKTRAERDGDILRINGAKRFCSGAGIADYVYTLVRTGPAEDRHRNLSFVLIPPDAPGVTITKIESMGMKGAPTTDTSFDNVEVPIANLVGGEAAWNKGWPMLVGPGLDVEKLEVAAIGIGIARAALDDAWAYALERRQFGKHIADFQSIQHKLADMKTQIHAARLTLYHAAWLANERRPCSVETSMAKLFATEVAKAAALECQTILGAYGYVKDFDAERYVRDALLMPIIGGSSAVQRNNIFKLANARR, encoded by the coding sequence ATGAACTTCGACGAGGGCGAGGTCATCGCGTCGCTGCGCGAGACGCTCGAACGCTTCGTCGAGAAGGAGATGCCGCGCAGCGCCGCCCAGGACTGGGACGCGCGCAACCATTTCCCGCGCGACGTCCACCGCAAGCTCGCCGACATCGGCGTGCTGGGGCTGACCATCCCGGAGGCTTATGGCGGCTTCGGCCGCGACATCGTCGCGACGATGGTGGTGATCGAGGAGCTGTCGCGCCGCAGCCTCGCCGTGTCGGTGCCCTATATCATGGCGGCCTGCTATGCCGGCATGAACATCGAGGAATGCGGCACCGAGGCGCAGAAGCGCGAGCTGCTGCCCAGGATCGTCGCGGGCGACCTTCTGTTCGCCTATGGCCTGACCGAGCCCGACGCCGGCGCCGACCTGGCCAGCATCAAGACGCGGGCCGAGCGCGACGGCGACATATTGCGCATCAACGGCGCCAAGCGCTTCTGCTCGGGCGCGGGGATTGCCGATTATGTCTATACATTGGTGCGCACCGGCCCGGCCGAGGACCGTCATCGCAACCTGTCCTTCGTGCTGATCCCGCCCGACGCGCCCGGCGTCACCATCACCAAGATCGAGTCGATGGGGATGAAGGGCGCGCCGACCACCGACACGAGCTTCGACAATGTCGAGGTGCCGATCGCCAATCTGGTCGGCGGCGAGGCGGCGTGGAACAAGGGCTGGCCGATGCTGGTCGGCCCCGGCCTCGACGTCGAGAAGCTGGAGGTCGCGGCGATCGGCATCGGCATCGCCCGCGCCGCGCTCGACGATGCCTGGGCCTATGCGCTCGAACGGCGGCAGTTCGGCAAGCACATCGCCGATTTCCAGTCGATCCAGCACAAGCTGGCCGATATGAAGACGCAGATCCACGCCGCGCGGCTGACCCTCTACCACGCCGCCTGGCTGGCGAACGAGCGGCGGCCGTGCAGCGTCGAGACGTCGATGGCCAAGCTGTTCGCGACCGAGGTCGCCAAGGCGGCGGCGCTCGAATGCCAGACGATCCTGGGCGCCTATGGCTATGTGAAGGACTTCGACGCCGAGCGCTACGT
- a CDS encoding Enoyl-CoA hydratase/isomerase (PFAM: Enoyl-CoA hydratase/isomerase), which yields MSLFDDYQTILFNRRGRVLEVTLNRPDKLNATDAVLHSELARLFVDISNDPDSDIVVLTGAGRAFSAGGDVAWMQEAIDEPERFEQTVREAKQIVFGLIDCEKPVIAKLNGHATGLGATIALFCDVIFAADHAKIGDPHVSIGFVAGDGGAVIWPQLIGYARAKEYLLTGDLMTATEAARMGLINHAVPAAELDERVDAFADRLANGATKAIRWTKMSVNIGLRDLATSIMDASLAYEALSNVTADHAEAVKAFSEKRPPLFGRARGGA from the coding sequence ATGTCCCTGTTCGACGATTACCAGACGATCCTCTTCAACCGCCGCGGCCGGGTGCTCGAAGTCACGCTCAACCGGCCCGACAAGCTCAACGCCACCGACGCGGTGCTGCATAGCGAGCTGGCCCGCCTGTTCGTCGACATCTCGAACGATCCCGACAGCGACATCGTCGTGCTGACCGGCGCGGGCCGGGCCTTCTCGGCCGGCGGCGACGTCGCCTGGATGCAGGAGGCGATCGACGAGCCCGAGCGTTTCGAGCAGACGGTGCGCGAGGCCAAGCAGATCGTGTTCGGCCTGATCGACTGCGAGAAGCCGGTGATCGCCAAGCTCAACGGCCATGCCACCGGGCTGGGCGCCACCATCGCCCTGTTCTGCGACGTCATCTTCGCCGCCGACCATGCCAAGATCGGCGATCCGCACGTCAGCATCGGCTTCGTCGCGGGCGACGGCGGCGCGGTGATCTGGCCGCAGTTGATCGGCTATGCGCGCGCCAAGGAATATCTGCTGACCGGCGACCTGATGACCGCGACCGAGGCCGCGCGGATGGGGCTGATCAACCATGCCGTGCCCGCCGCCGAGCTCGACGAGCGGGTCGACGCCTTCGCCGACCGGCTGGCCAACGGCGCGACCAAGGCGATCCGCTGGACCAAGATGTCGGTCAATATCGGCCTGCGCGACCTCGCCACCTCGATCATGGACGCCTCGCTCGCCTATGAGGCGCTGTCGAACGTCACCGCCGACCATGCCGAGGCGGTCAAGGCCTTCTCCGAGAAGCGGCCCCCGCTGTTCGGCCGCGCGCGGGGCGGCGCATGA
- a CDS encoding AMP-dependent synthetase and ligase (PFAM: AMP-dependent synthetase and ligase), producing MRYAAADWVANYARTQPDAVALHNLDTGETRSWAELESRVGQIAHALRERLGLVPGDRIVNISDGDLRHFELQFACARAGLVWVPLNFRHTAVELARACREMAPKLMLTDATWGETARQVARETGVAHVHDWDAGGDFDALLDPSRAMGESEIDPDAPLQILYTSGTTGTPKAAIVTLGGMVIHALQQVEFCATAEPGGHLFQPMPLFHFGGLNTASNPILFFGGRVTITRRFDAAATTAYCGDPANAVTHLCLPPVMYQMMADSEPFAQADFSTLRRFICGGGRVSERLRAAYEPKGARFVPQYGGTEMGPVTSMNPGRLDKIMAGSCGQKSLHIDMRIVDERGEDVPRGQPGEVWVRGPGVTIGYLDANAAIVRNDGWHRTGDVLWQDEDGFCFVVDRVKDMYKSGGENVFSAEVEGVLMTNPAVAECAVIGVPDDRWGEVGLAIVVASNGHRVTLEALQATCEGRLARYKHPKHLRIVESFPRNVTGKIAKPALRAEFGGSRSV from the coding sequence ATGAGATATGCCGCTGCGGATTGGGTGGCCAACTACGCCCGCACGCAGCCCGATGCGGTTGCCTTGCACAATCTCGACACCGGCGAGACGCGGAGCTGGGCCGAGCTCGAAAGCCGGGTCGGCCAGATCGCGCATGCGCTGCGCGAGCGGCTGGGGCTCGTTCCCGGCGATCGCATCGTTAACATCTCGGACGGCGACCTGCGCCATTTCGAGCTGCAATTCGCCTGCGCGCGCGCCGGGCTGGTCTGGGTCCCGCTCAACTTCCGCCACACCGCGGTCGAGCTCGCCCGCGCCTGTCGCGAGATGGCGCCGAAGCTGATGCTGACCGACGCGACCTGGGGCGAGACCGCCCGGCAGGTCGCGCGCGAGACCGGCGTCGCGCATGTCCATGACTGGGATGCCGGCGGCGATTTCGATGCGCTGCTCGATCCGTCGCGGGCGATGGGGGAGAGCGAGATCGACCCCGACGCGCCGCTCCAGATCCTCTACACCTCGGGTACCACCGGCACTCCCAAGGCGGCGATCGTCACGCTGGGCGGGATGGTGATCCACGCGCTCCAGCAGGTCGAGTTCTGCGCGACGGCCGAGCCGGGCGGGCATCTGTTCCAGCCGATGCCGCTGTTCCATTTCGGCGGGCTCAACACCGCCAGCAACCCGATCCTGTTCTTCGGCGGCCGGGTGACGATCACCCGCCGCTTCGACGCCGCCGCGACCACCGCCTATTGCGGCGATCCGGCCAATGCGGTGACGCATCTCTGCCTGCCGCCGGTGATGTACCAGATGATGGCCGACAGCGAGCCCTTCGCGCAGGCCGACTTCTCGACCCTGCGCCGCTTCATCTGCGGCGGCGGCCGGGTGTCGGAACGGCTGCGCGCCGCCTATGAGCCGAAGGGCGCGCGCTTCGTGCCGCAATATGGCGGGACCGAGATGGGGCCCGTCACCTCGATGAATCCCGGCCGGCTCGACAAGATCATGGCCGGGTCCTGCGGGCAGAAGTCGCTGCACATCGACATGCGCATCGTCGACGAGCGGGGCGAGGACGTGCCGCGCGGGCAGCCCGGCGAGGTCTGGGTGCGCGGCCCCGGCGTCACCATCGGCTATCTCGACGCCAATGCCGCGATCGTCCGCAACGACGGCTGGCACCGCACCGGCGACGTCCTGTGGCAGGACGAGGACGGCTTCTGCTTCGTCGTCGACCGGGTGAAGGACATGTACAAGTCCGGCGGCGAGAACGTCTTCTCGGCCGAGGTCGAGGGCGTGCTGATGACCAACCCCGCCGTCGCCGAATGCGCGGTGATCGGGGTGCCCGACGACCGCTGGGGCGAGGTCGGCCTCGCCATCGTCGTCGCCAGCAACGGCCATCGGGTCACGCTCGAGGCGCTCCAGGCGACCTGCGAGGGCAGGCTCGCCCGCTACAAGCATCCCAAGCATCTCCGGATCGTCGAATCCTTTCCCCGCAACGTCACCGGCAAGATCGCCAAGCCGGCGCTCCGCGCCGAGTTCGGCGGCAGCCGCAGCGTCTGA
- a CDS encoding transcriptional regulator, TetR family (PFAM: regulatory protein, TetR), whose protein sequence is MGRPKQALISRRRTLEVALRIIDEEGLDALSIRRLGDELNVRGISLYHHFRSKEHILAGACELALADVRTPHTSNTDWREWLVDNARKYYLALRAHPNLIPILMRRHPLRIGLAEHNSTAGLLAVQNVPIGAIMPLMDGLESVALGCAAYQSAVEADTGTDNWQEANPFLFHVSRSAEVSKLGAFEAMAKAAVGAILETYKAENGKAEDRKEAGSA, encoded by the coding sequence ATGGGTCGGCCCAAACAGGCTCTCATTTCGCGTCGCAGGACGCTCGAAGTCGCGTTGCGGATCATCGACGAGGAAGGCCTGGACGCGCTCAGCATCCGTCGTCTGGGCGACGAGCTGAACGTCCGCGGAATCTCGCTCTATCACCATTTCCGCAGCAAGGAGCACATCCTGGCCGGCGCCTGCGAGCTGGCGCTGGCGGACGTGCGGACGCCGCATACGTCGAACACCGATTGGCGCGAATGGCTGGTCGACAATGCCCGCAAATATTATCTGGCGTTGCGCGCCCACCCGAACCTGATCCCGATCCTGATGCGCCGCCATCCGCTGCGCATCGGCCTGGCCGAGCATAATTCGACGGCGGGGCTGCTCGCGGTGCAGAACGTGCCGATCGGCGCGATCATGCCGTTGATGGACGGGCTGGAATCGGTCGCGCTCGGCTGCGCCGCCTACCAGTCGGCGGTCGAGGCCGACACCGGCACCGACAACTGGCAGGAGGCCAACCCCTTCCTGTTCCACGTCAGCCGCAGCGCCGAGGTGTCGAAGCTCGGCGCGTTCGAGGCGATGGCCAAGGCGGCGGTCGGCGCGATCCTGGAGACCTACAAGGCCGAGAACGGCAAGGCCGAGGACCGCAAGGAAGCCGGCTCGGCCTGA
- a CDS encoding Enoyl-CoA hydratase/isomerase (PFAM: Enoyl-CoA hydratase/isomerase) has protein sequence MLDNHSVQAEGKTVFNEHFHDDGTLELVVDKPPVNAFSIGLLHDLAARIEGVKDRPEVRAVVLRADGRGFCGGGDVKEVEALPGFEGILGQSSGSMRLSLAVLHCAVPVVCGVHAYCVGAGVLIAGSADVLVASRDTRFVLAEIDNGATAGAVQALRLMPEKRVRAAMMTADPVLAQELHELGSIYTLVDTHDEVAAAARAIAAKIAAKSPEAMRRLKLSLNNSTKAHELMAAYRAEMSYTYELNIMGEASAGRTAFIEGRRESYNR, from the coding sequence ATGTTAGATAATCATTCTGTCCAAGCCGAGGGGAAGACGGTGTTCAACGAGCATTTCCACGACGACGGCACCCTGGAGCTGGTCGTCGACAAGCCGCCGGTCAACGCCTTCAGCATCGGCCTGCTGCACGATCTCGCCGCCCGAATCGAAGGGGTGAAGGACCGGCCCGAGGTGCGGGCCGTGGTGCTGCGCGCCGACGGGCGCGGCTTCTGCGGCGGCGGCGACGTCAAGGAGGTCGAGGCGCTGCCGGGGTTCGAGGGCATTCTCGGCCAGTCGTCGGGATCGATGCGGCTCAGTCTCGCGGTGCTGCACTGCGCGGTGCCGGTGGTGTGCGGCGTCCATGCCTATTGCGTCGGCGCGGGGGTGCTGATCGCCGGGTCGGCGGACGTGCTGGTCGCGTCGCGCGACACCCGTTTCGTGCTGGCGGAGATCGACAATGGCGCGACCGCCGGCGCGGTCCAGGCGCTGCGGCTGATGCCCGAGAAGCGGGTGCGCGCGGCGATGATGACCGCCGATCCGGTGCTGGCGCAGGAACTGCACGAGCTGGGCTCGATCTACACGCTGGTCGACACGCATGACGAGGTCGCCGCGGCCGCGCGCGCCATCGCCGCGAAGATCGCCGCCAAGAGCCCGGAGGCGATGCGGCGGCTGAAGCTGTCGCTCAACAACAGCACCAAGGCGCACGAGCTGATGGCCGCCTATCGCGCCGAGATGAGCTACACCTATGAGCTCAACATCATGGGCGAGGCGAGCGCGGGCCGCACCGCCTTCATCGAGGGGCGACGGGAAAGCTACAACCGGTAG